A genomic window from Bacteroidota bacterium includes:
- a CDS encoding CBS domain-containing protein yields MGETNLHTKKTAGTHIRFVNALLRDISALELMIDGNLFESDNERIGAEQEVCIVTENFKPADNSIELLNAIQHPQFTTELAKYNIEINLLPQILQPGCFAAMENDLLEKYHLAAGHAANNNTKLVLAGILPTISRNEISLEYLTPLERYHMLSKKLRDLRGRQFDLYLKGVDELHIRHDSIMFEACNTSFQTHLQIPPDEFVPAYNWALAISAPVLAIASNSPLLLGKELWSEIRIALFQQSIDTRHSIDEIREQRPRVTFGKDWIYNSITEIYKEDITRFEVLINADIEENALNCLAQNNIPNLSALRLHNGTIYRWNRMCYGITDNKAHMRIECRYIPAGPTIKDEIANAAFWVGLMKARPENVKKIWEHFDFKDVKSNFFKSARSGVESVFIWMGKQISAKDLIKNELLPLAHEGLKNCGFSNEEIYVYLGIIEKRLETGTGSQWQVRNFRNLKKAMNVSDALVSLTEFMYIQQQSNIPVCDWPDVDIDSTVKRQVKNMLVVKQLMSTDVITVYPNDPVALVAEIMKWNDVNHIVVEDKKGNLQGVVTSGHIAELLAAKKELSEISVKKIMRKDISTISPEASISEALEIMQNLWISSLPVVSDNKLMGIVTKNDMLRWMALRS; encoded by the coding sequence ATGGGTGAAACCAATCTACATACCAAAAAAACTGCGGGAACCCATATCCGTTTCGTAAATGCTTTATTGCGTGATATTTCAGCTTTGGAGCTAATGATTGATGGCAATTTGTTCGAATCGGATAATGAACGTATAGGTGCGGAGCAGGAAGTGTGTATTGTAACTGAAAATTTTAAACCCGCTGATAATTCCATTGAATTATTAAATGCAATTCAACACCCACAGTTTACTACCGAGCTGGCAAAATATAATATTGAAATAAATTTATTACCACAAATTTTACAACCCGGATGTTTTGCAGCAATGGAAAATGATTTGCTTGAAAAATATCATCTCGCTGCAGGCCATGCTGCAAATAATAATACAAAATTAGTTTTAGCAGGAATTTTACCAACCATTTCGCGTAATGAAATCTCCCTTGAATATTTAACACCGCTGGAGCGTTACCACATGTTGAGTAAAAAATTGCGCGATTTACGAGGTAGGCAATTTGATTTGTATTTAAAGGGAGTTGATGAATTGCATATCAGGCATGACAGTATCATGTTTGAAGCATGTAATACCAGTTTTCAAACGCATTTACAAATTCCACCTGATGAATTTGTTCCTGCATATAACTGGGCATTGGCAATTTCAGCTCCTGTACTAGCCATTGCATCAAATTCTCCATTATTATTAGGGAAGGAATTATGGAGTGAAATAAGAATTGCATTATTTCAGCAAAGTATTGATACACGACATAGTATAGATGAAATTCGGGAGCAAAGGCCGCGTGTAACTTTTGGAAAAGACTGGATTTATAATTCCATCACAGAAATTTATAAAGAAGATATCACACGTTTTGAAGTTTTAATTAATGCAGACATTGAAGAAAATGCATTAAATTGCCTTGCACAAAATAATATCCCCAATTTAAGTGCATTGCGTTTGCATAACGGCACCATTTATCGCTGGAACAGAATGTGTTATGGCATTACCGACAATAAGGCTCATATGCGGATAGAATGCCGATATATACCCGCAGGACCGACAATTAAAGATGAAATTGCAAATGCTGCATTTTGGGTTGGATTAATGAAAGCCAGACCGGAAAATGTAAAAAAAATATGGGAACATTTTGATTTTAAAGATGTAAAATCCAACTTTTTTAAATCGGCACGTTCCGGTGTTGAAAGTGTATTTATTTGGATGGGCAAACAAATTTCTGCAAAAGATTTAATTAAAAACGAATTATTACCATTAGCACATGAAGGTTTAAAAAATTGTGGATTTAGTAATGAAGAAATTTATGTTTATTTAGGTATAATTGAAAAGCGTCTGGAAACCGGAACCGGATCTCAATGGCAGGTTCGCAATTTCAGAAATTTGAAAAAAGCGATGAATGTTTCTGATGCACTAGTCAGCCTTACTGAATTTATGTACATCCAACAACAAAGTAATATTCCTGTTTGCGATTGGCCGGATGTTGATATTGATTCCACAGTAAAACGTCAGGTTAAAAATATGCTTGTTGTTAAACAATTAATGAGCACTGATGTAATTACCGTGTATCCAAACGACCCAGTTGCATTGGTTGCAGAAATTATGAAATGGAATGATGTTAATCATATTGTAGTAGAAGATAAAAAAGGTAACCTACAAGGTGTGGTTACCAGTGGTCACATTGCTGAATTATTAGCCGCAAAAAAGGAATTAAGTGAAATTTCCGTTAAAAAAATCATGCGGAAAGATATTAGCACCATTTCTCCGGAAGCATCAATTAGTGAAGCACTGGAAATCATGCAAAACCTCTGGATAAGCAGCTTACCGGTGGTTTCAGACAATAAACTGATGGGTATTGTAACAAAAAATGACATGTTGCGCTGGATGGCGCTTCGCAGTTAA
- a CDS encoding PKD domain-containing protein: MMSNIYLKKIVLTAIVAISVITAQAQISYNCGTDEVRKQLVEQYPEIIQREKNFDQFAQTFSKANLKMEGSTYIIPVVFHVIHDYGAENISDEQIFEAMERINEDFSKSNSDLAETVAEFFDISADCGIEFRLAQRELSGTCTNGIDRIASMRTYTGGDAAKLGGWQHGFYLNIWVVKFLPGTAAAYAYYPTAISDFLAPVDGIICRYDYVGSTGAAGPYSAHTISHEIGHYFNLQHTWGNTNAPGVECGDDQVPDTPETKGWTTCNLAGHTCIAPLDNVQNFMEYSYCSTMFTEGQKNRMHAALNSPDAARNNLWIEGTLMLTGTNDGYVSQPCAPVADFYAINRMVCLGESVTFHDVSWKGIVDMRTWTFEGGSPATSTEADPIVTFAETGWHKVTLSVNNAVGSNDKMVDQYIYVSNDNPILNSTYFGNFNDAAEVAENWVLYNKYPDDYVWQWRGSNGYYNTGCIWLNSRFGPDAEKDEAISPSFNLSDGLAENVFFKYSTTSYATAEADYDMALKVYYSTNCGKTWISVGEITGSELISSYGGASNFFPTETEQWRSAVFNLPAGAQNENVKFKLEFNYNNYVNNIFIDDFNFTTGVLDVNNQHSVIQCSVSPNPANNASAIALDYYLQSDLECSITIFDITGKSIANIPMGNQIAGNHHFIIPSEDIDLVPGMYLIQLGNESIRVIKELIIL; encoded by the coding sequence ATGATGTCAAATATATATTTGAAAAAGATAGTATTGACGGCTATTGTTGCGATTAGTGTAATTACTGCGCAAGCGCAAATATCTTATAATTGTGGCACTGATGAAGTGCGAAAACAATTAGTAGAACAATATCCGGAAATAATACAACGAGAAAAAAACTTTGATCAATTTGCCCAAACCTTTTCAAAAGCGAATTTGAAAATGGAAGGCTCAACGTATATAATACCGGTTGTATTTCATGTAATTCATGATTATGGCGCAGAAAACATTTCCGATGAACAGATTTTTGAAGCGATGGAAAGAATTAATGAAGATTTCAGTAAATCGAATTCTGATTTAGCAGAAACGGTTGCAGAATTTTTTGATATTTCTGCCGATTGCGGAATTGAATTTCGTTTAGCGCAACGTGAATTAAGCGGAACGTGCACCAATGGTATTGATCGTATTGCTTCTATGCGCACTTATACCGGAGGTGATGCTGCTAAACTTGGTGGCTGGCAACATGGTTTTTATTTAAATATCTGGGTTGTGAAATTTTTACCGGGTACCGCTGCAGCATATGCCTATTATCCAACTGCGATTTCTGATTTTTTAGCACCGGTAGATGGTATCATTTGTCGTTACGATTATGTTGGTAGCACCGGTGCAGCAGGCCCGTATTCAGCACATACAATTTCACACGAAATCGGACATTATTTTAATTTGCAACATACCTGGGGAAATACCAACGCGCCGGGTGTTGAATGTGGTGATGATCAGGTTCCGGACACACCAGAAACAAAGGGCTGGACCACCTGTAATTTAGCGGGTCACACCTGTATTGCACCATTAGATAATGTGCAAAATTTTATGGAATATTCTTATTGTTCCACCATGTTTACAGAAGGGCAGAAAAACAGAATGCACGCTGCTTTAAATTCTCCTGACGCTGCAAGAAATAATTTGTGGATAGAAGGAACATTAATGTTAACCGGAACAAACGATGGTTATGTTTCACAACCTTGTGCGCCAGTTGCCGATTTTTATGCAATCAACCGGATGGTTTGTTTGGGTGAATCTGTTACTTTTCACGACGTAAGCTGGAAAGGAATAGTTGACATGCGTACCTGGACATTTGAAGGTGGTAGTCCGGCTACTTCAACAGAAGCTGATCCAATAGTAACATTTGCAGAAACAGGCTGGCATAAAGTTACTTTATCTGTAAATAATGCTGTTGGTTCAAATGATAAAATGGTGGATCAATATATTTATGTTTCAAACGATAATCCAATATTAAACAGCACTTATTTTGGCAATTTTAATGATGCAGCTGAGGTTGCTGAAAATTGGGTTTTATATAATAAATACCCTGATGATTATGTTTGGCAATGGAGAGGCAGTAATGGATATTATAACACCGGATGCATCTGGTTAAACAGTCGCTTTGGTCCTGATGCTGAAAAAGATGAAGCCATTTCACCTTCATTTAATTTATCGGACGGTTTGGCTGAAAATGTATTTTTTAAATACTCAACTACATCTTATGCTACTGCGGAAGCAGACTATGATATGGCATTAAAAGTTTATTACAGTACAAATTGTGGCAAAACATGGATCAGTGTTGGTGAAATTACAGGCAGCGAATTAATCAGCTCATACGGAGGAGCAAGTAATTTCTTCCCAACTGAAACAGAACAATGGCGTTCAGCAGTATTTAATTTACCTGCAGGTGCACAAAATGAAAATGTGAAATTTAAACTTGAGTTTAATTACAATAATTATGTAAATAATATTTTTATTGATGATTTTAATTTCACTACCGGTGTTTTGGATGTTAATAATCAGCATAGTGTAATTCAATGCTCTGTTTCACCAAACCCGGCAAACAATGCCAGTGCAATTGCTTTAGATTATTATTTACAATCAGATTTAGAATGTTCAATTACCATTTTTGACATAACCGGTAAGTCTATTGCAAATATTCCAATGGGTAATCAGATTGCAGGTAATCATCATTTTATAATTCCTTCTGAAGATATTGATTTGGTACCGGGCATGTATCTCATACAACTCGGAAACGAATCAATTCGTGTTATTAAAGAACTCATCATTCTTTAA
- the ung gene encoding uracil-DNA glycosylase yields the protein MQEQAKGEVAIEDGWKQALQAEFTKPYFAGIKNFLKQEKAAGKIIYPPGPMIFNAFNLTPFDKVKVVILGQDPYHGPGQAHGLCFSVQKGVKPPPSLVNIYKEMRSDLGLEPPTHGCLQEWTEQGVFLLNAMLTVEKDLPASHQKIGWQNFTDAAIAALSKNRTNLVFILWGAYAQQKIELIDQTKHFIIKSPHPSPFSADKGFFGSKPFSKTNNWLEQHHLEKINWQLS from the coding sequence ATGCAGGAACAGGCTAAAGGCGAAGTGGCTATTGAAGATGGTTGGAAACAGGCGCTACAAGCGGAATTTACCAAGCCATACTTTGCAGGTATAAAAAACTTTTTAAAACAAGAGAAGGCTGCAGGTAAAATTATTTATCCGCCAGGCCCTATGATTTTTAATGCCTTTAACTTAACCCCATTTGACAAAGTAAAAGTGGTAATTCTTGGCCAGGATCCTTATCACGGGCCTGGACAGGCACACGGATTGTGTTTTAGTGTTCAGAAGGGTGTTAAGCCACCACCATCGCTGGTAAATATTTACAAAGAAATGCGCTCAGACCTCGGATTGGAACCGCCAACGCATGGTTGTTTACAAGAATGGACCGAGCAGGGTGTGTTTTTGCTCAATGCTATGCTTACCGTAGAAAAAGATTTACCTGCCAGTCACCAGAAAATCGGATGGCAAAATTTTACCGATGCAGCCATAGCGGCATTAAGTAAAAATCGAACCAATTTGGTTTTCATATTGTGGGGTGCATATGCCCAACAAAAAATAGAACTAATCGATCAAACCAAACATTTTATCATTAAATCACCACATCCTTCTCCTTTTAGTGCTGATAAAGGTTTTTTCGGTTCAAAACCCTTTTCTAAAACCAACAACTGGCTCGAACAACATCATCTGGAAAAAATTAATTGGCAGTTAAGCTGA
- a CDS encoding response regulator transcription factor: protein MNDIRVAIFEDNKHLRESLYYLVNGTPGFICTGAYPDCNDVLHHISKDLPNVVLMDIEMPGLNGIQGVKLIKSKFPEVQVLMQTIFHDESNIFNAICAGASGYILKSTTPAEMIEAIKDVHNGGSPMTGSIARKVLDLFQKNIQPTASTDYQLTPKEKEMLAYMVQGKSFKMIAEAAGISYETVRTHMKNIYAKLHVNSNTEAVSKVLKEKLLSLFF, encoded by the coding sequence ATGAATGATATTCGTGTAGCTATATTTGAGGATAACAAACATTTACGAGAAAGTTTATATTACCTGGTTAATGGTACACCCGGTTTTATTTGCACGGGTGCCTACCCTGATTGTAACGATGTATTGCATCACATAAGTAAAGATTTGCCCAATGTAGTTTTAATGGATATTGAAATGCCGGGGTTAAATGGTATTCAGGGTGTAAAACTGATTAAAAGCAAATTTCCCGAAGTGCAGGTGCTTATGCAAACGATCTTCCATGATGAATCAAATATTTTTAATGCAATTTGCGCCGGTGCATCGGGGTATATATTAAAAAGTACAACGCCGGCTGAAATGATAGAGGCTATAAAAGATGTGCACAATGGTGGTTCGCCTATGACCGGTTCAATTGCCAGAAAAGTACTCGATTTATTTCAAAAAAATATCCAGCCAACAGCATCAACGGATTACCAGCTAACCCCAAAAGAAAAAGAGATGCTTGCCTATATGGTGCAGGGCAAAAGTTTTAAAATGATCGCAGAAGCCGCCGGAATCAGTTATGAAACTGTTCGTACACATATGAAAAATATTTATGCCAAACTGCATGTTAATTCCAATACGGAGGCTGTTAGCAAAGTATTAAAAGAGAAATTACTCTCTCTGTTTTTTTAA